The following proteins come from a genomic window of Pseudomonas sp. WJP1:
- a CDS encoding 5-guanidino-2-oxopentanoate decarboxylase: MATCGEVLVKLLEGYGVEQVFGIPGVHTVELYRGLARSSINHVTPRHEQGAGFMADGYARTSGKPGVCFIITGPGMTNITTAMGQAYADSIPMLVISSVQTRNQLGGGRGKLHELPNQSALVGGVAAFSHTLMSASELPGVLARAFALFQAGRPRPVHIEIPLDVLVEEADDLLASVPVNIERAGAAPSAVSRMTELLAGAKRPLILAGGGAIDAAAELTELAELLDAPVALTINAKGMLHSAHPLLIGSTQSLVATRALVAEADVVLAIGTELAETDYDVTFAGGFEIPGKLLRVDIDPDQTVRNYPPHVALVADSRNAAQALLSALSHKPLAERRNDWGQVRAARLREELAATWDAPTLAQTRFLETVLHELPNAVFVGDSTQPVYTGNLTFNPERPRRWFNSSTGYGTLGYALPAAIGAWLGGTVEGGARPPVVCLIGDGGLQFTLPELASAVEARTPVIVLLWNNQGYEEIKKYMVNRAIEPVGVDIYTPDFIGVAKALGCAAEAVNGVEQLRTALRVATDRQGPTLIEIDQTEWTKAVSK, translated from the coding sequence ATGGCGACGTGCGGCGAAGTATTGGTCAAGTTACTCGAAGGTTACGGAGTCGAGCAGGTGTTCGGCATTCCCGGGGTTCACACCGTGGAGCTGTATCGCGGGCTGGCCCGTTCGAGCATCAACCACGTCACCCCGCGTCACGAGCAAGGCGCCGGCTTCATGGCTGACGGCTATGCCCGCACCAGCGGCAAGCCGGGTGTGTGCTTCATCATCACCGGCCCTGGCATGACCAACATCACCACGGCGATGGGCCAGGCGTATGCCGACTCGATCCCGATGCTGGTGATCTCCAGCGTACAGACCCGCAACCAGCTGGGCGGCGGTCGCGGCAAGCTTCACGAGCTGCCGAACCAGAGCGCACTGGTCGGTGGCGTGGCGGCGTTCTCCCATACCCTGATGTCGGCGTCCGAGTTGCCGGGCGTGCTGGCCCGTGCCTTCGCGCTGTTCCAGGCCGGTCGTCCGCGTCCGGTGCACATCGAAATTCCACTGGACGTATTGGTTGAAGAAGCCGACGACCTGCTGGCCAGCGTCCCGGTCAACATCGAGCGCGCCGGTGCCGCACCGTCCGCCGTGAGCCGCATGACCGAGCTGCTGGCCGGGGCCAAGCGTCCGTTGATCCTCGCCGGTGGTGGCGCCATCGATGCTGCCGCCGAGCTGACCGAACTGGCCGAACTGCTGGACGCGCCCGTCGCGCTGACCATCAATGCCAAGGGCATGCTGCACTCCGCTCATCCGCTGCTGATCGGTTCGACCCAGAGCCTGGTCGCCACCCGCGCACTGGTTGCCGAGGCCGACGTGGTGCTGGCCATCGGTACCGAACTGGCCGAGACCGACTACGACGTGACCTTCGCCGGTGGTTTCGAGATTCCTGGCAAGCTGCTGCGCGTCGACATCGATCCGGACCAGACCGTACGCAACTACCCGCCACACGTGGCCTTGGTCGCCGACTCGCGCAACGCCGCCCAGGCCTTGCTCAGCGCGCTGTCGCACAAGCCGTTGGCCGAGCGCCGTAACGATTGGGGCCAGGTGCGCGCCGCCCGTTTGCGCGAAGAGCTGGCCGCCACCTGGGATGCGCCGACTCTGGCCCAGACCCGTTTCCTGGAAACCGTCCTGCACGAACTGCCGAACGCGGTATTCGTCGGCGATTCGACCCAACCGGTGTACACCGGCAACCTGACCTTCAACCCGGAACGCCCGCGTCGCTGGTTCAACTCCTCTACCGGCTACGGCACCCTCGGTTACGCCTTGCCGGCGGCGATCGGCGCCTGGTTGGGCGGCACCGTCGAAGGCGGCGCGCGTCCGCCAGTGGTGTGCCTGATCGGCGACGGCGGCCTGCAGTTCACCCTGCCGGAACTGGCCAGCGCCGTTGAAGCGCGCACCCCGGTGATCGTGCTGCTGTGGAATAACCAGGGTTACGAAGAGATCAAGAAATACATGGTCAACCGTGCCATCGAGCCGGTGGGCGTGGACATCTACACCCCGGACTTCATCGGTGTGGCCAAGGCTTTGGGTTGCGCTGCCGAGGCGGTCAACGGTGTTGAACAACTGCGTACGGCATTGCGTGTGGCCACCGATCGCCAGGGTCCGACCCTGATTGAAATCGATCAGACCGAGTGGACGAAGGCGGTGTCGAAATGA
- a CDS encoding MBL fold metallo-hydrolase, with protein MIGFTTLKRVLLATTALGFAAHAAASTLTLDVYNPGDKAIFPVTSVLVSGEKEAILVDAQFGKSQAAQVVEKIRASGKQLTTIYISHGDPDYYFGLDTLTAAFPKAKVLASQPTVDHIKHTVDGKLAFWGPKLGADAPAKTIVPQVLKGDSLMLEGQKLQVIGLEGRQPDRSFVWIPSIKAVVGGVVVAENIHVWMADTQTAQSHADWLATLHSIETLKPNTVVPGHYLGETGRSLAAVQFTADYIKAFDEETAKAKDSVALIAAMKKRYPALGEESSLELSAKVAKGEMKW; from the coding sequence ATGATCGGTTTCACCACACTCAAACGCGTTTTGCTGGCGACCACCGCCCTCGGTTTCGCCGCCCACGCGGCCGCGTCGACATTGACGCTGGATGTCTACAACCCCGGCGATAAAGCGATATTTCCGGTGACCTCGGTACTGGTCAGCGGCGAGAAAGAGGCGATCCTGGTGGACGCCCAGTTCGGCAAGTCCCAGGCCGCGCAAGTGGTGGAAAAAATTCGCGCCAGCGGCAAGCAACTGACCACCATCTACATCAGCCACGGCGACCCGGATTACTACTTCGGCCTCGATACCCTGACGGCTGCTTTTCCCAAGGCCAAAGTGCTCGCTTCACAGCCGACCGTCGATCACATCAAGCACACCGTCGACGGCAAGCTGGCGTTTTGGGGACCGAAGCTGGGGGCTGACGCACCCGCCAAAACCATCGTGCCGCAGGTGCTTAAAGGCGACAGCCTGATGCTCGAAGGGCAGAAACTGCAGGTGATCGGCCTTGAGGGCAGGCAACCGGATCGCAGCTTCGTGTGGATTCCGTCGATCAAGGCCGTGGTGGGTGGTGTGGTCGTGGCGGAAAACATCCACGTGTGGATGGCCGACACCCAGACCGCGCAGTCCCATGCCGATTGGTTGGCTACGCTGCATTCGATCGAAACCCTGAAGCCGAACACCGTCGTGCCGGGGCATTACCTCGGCGAGACTGGTCGCTCCCTGGCCGCCGTGCAGTTCACCGCCGATTACATCAAGGCCTTCGACGAAGAAACCGCCAAGGCCAAAGATTCGGTGGCACTGATCGCGGCGATGAAAAAACGCTACCCGGCACTGGGTGAGGAAAGCTCGTTGGAGCTAAGCGCCAAGGTCGCCAAGGGCGAGATGAAGTGGTAA
- a CDS encoding NAD(P)-dependent oxidoreductase, producing the protein MSKIAIIGATGRAGSQLLEEALRRGHSVTAIARDTSRIGARESVVSKAVDALDAAALQAAIAGHDVVISAAHFATLPASAVIGPVKQAGVKRLLVVGGAGSLLLPDGTRVIDSAGFPAEYKAEAGAGAEFLENLRQEKDLDWTFLSPSAEFVEGERTGTFRVGKDDLLVSSAGRSWITFADYAIAMLDEIEAPKHSRQRFTVGYSAH; encoded by the coding sequence ATGAGCAAAATCGCAATCATCGGTGCCACCGGTCGTGCCGGTAGCCAACTGTTGGAAGAAGCCCTGCGTCGTGGTCACAGCGTTACCGCCATTGCCCGTGACACCTCAAGGATCGGCGCGCGTGAAAGTGTGGTGAGCAAGGCTGTCGATGCGCTGGATGCCGCCGCGCTGCAGGCGGCAATCGCCGGGCATGACGTGGTGATCAGCGCGGCGCATTTCGCGACCCTGCCTGCCAGTGCCGTCATCGGTCCGGTGAAACAGGCCGGGGTCAAACGCCTGCTGGTGGTGGGCGGTGCCGGTTCTCTGTTGTTGCCGGACGGTACCCGGGTGATCGATAGCGCAGGCTTCCCGGCGGAGTACAAGGCAGAGGCGGGTGCGGGTGCCGAGTTCCTGGAAAACCTGCGTCAGGAAAAGGATCTGGACTGGACCTTCCTGTCGCCATCGGCGGAGTTTGTCGAAGGTGAGCGTACCGGGACTTTCCGGGTCGGCAAGGATGATTTGCTGGTGAGCAGCGCGGGGCGCAGCTGGATCACGTTCGCTGACTATGCGATTGCGATGCTAGATGAAATCGAAGCGCCGAAGCACTCTCGCCAGCGGTTTACCGTCGGATACTCAGCTCATTGA
- a CDS encoding extracellular solute-binding protein: MGEHDLNRRQFIKTVGVASVAAAAMSLPFVKANASDTRFQGKTLRLLTWSDDTGLAALRNIAATFEDKYGCKVIADRTGSTSEMVAKLKAGGDRPQYDIITLAGVGAEGLAAANLLEKPDLNRIPNLVDVPEKYRTGANGHGIGYLLWCNSLVYSTRTIKEAPNSYAALWDADLSPNIFLPPPNWTEAMDLIIIAAKLAGGDEHNIEPGFKKLAELKDRVVTLGENPNQIAELFRTGSLDMGGLYAPAFFPKQIRDPNYGLGATFGMKEGFYTDLMLSVMPKNRPGDTDLTYAFINHSLDPLVQGKMAEDIYNGPVNAKAIISAEARKSPFILTPEQIAEKAIMHDNAFLATVHDQWIRRYTEIFSS; this comes from the coding sequence ATGGGCGAGCATGATCTGAACAGACGTCAATTCATCAAGACCGTGGGCGTAGCCTCGGTTGCCGCGGCGGCCATGAGCCTGCCGTTCGTCAAGGCCAACGCCAGCGACACCCGCTTTCAAGGCAAGACCCTGCGCCTGCTGACCTGGTCCGACGACACCGGCCTGGCTGCACTGCGCAACATCGCCGCGACCTTTGAAGACAAGTACGGCTGCAAGGTCATCGCCGACCGCACCGGCAGTACCTCGGAAATGGTCGCCAAACTCAAGGCCGGCGGGGATCGTCCGCAATACGACATCATCACCCTGGCCGGCGTCGGTGCCGAAGGCCTGGCCGCCGCCAACCTGCTGGAAAAACCCGACCTCAACCGCATTCCCAACCTGGTCGACGTACCGGAAAAATACCGCACCGGCGCCAATGGTCACGGCATCGGTTACCTGCTCTGGTGCAACAGCCTGGTCTACAGCACGCGCACCATCAAGGAAGCGCCGAACAGCTACGCCGCCCTGTGGGACGCCGACCTGTCGCCGAACATCTTCCTGCCGCCGCCGAACTGGACCGAGGCCATGGACCTGATCATCATCGCCGCCAAACTGGCCGGTGGTGACGAACACAACATCGAGCCTGGCTTCAAGAAACTCGCTGAGCTCAAGGATCGTGTGGTGACCCTGGGCGAGAACCCGAACCAGATCGCCGAGCTGTTCCGCACCGGTTCCCTGGACATGGGTGGCCTGTACGCACCGGCCTTCTTCCCGAAACAGATCCGCGATCCGAACTACGGCCTGGGTGCCACCTTCGGCATGAAGGAAGGTTTCTACACCGACCTGATGCTCTCGGTGATGCCGAAGAATCGTCCTGGCGATACCGACCTGACCTACGCGTTCATCAACCACTCCCTGGACCCGTTGGTGCAGGGCAAGATGGCTGAAGACATCTACAACGGCCCGGTCAACGCCAAGGCGATCATCTCCGCCGAAGCACGCAAGAGCCCGTTCATCCTCACGCCTGAGCAGATTGCCGAGAAGGCGATCATGCACGACAACGCCTTCCTGGCCACCGTGCATGACCAATGGATTCGTCGTTACACGGAAATCTTTTCTTCCTGA
- a CDS encoding LysR family transcriptional regulator, whose protein sequence is MDRLHAMRVFVTVVDLGSQSAAADHLELSRPVVSRYLAELENWVGARLMHRTTRKLSLTAAGSEMLPRCRQMLDLSTDMQAAVSVPEDAPRGLLRISVSTSFGQAQLAGAMAAFVKRYPGVSVDMQMLDRTVNLVDERIDLAIRTSNDLDPNLIARRLTVCRSVICASPAYLREHPMPRRVEDLSQHNCLTHSYFGKSLWHFEQDGEQVSVPVQGNISANEASTLLRATLAGAGVAMLPTYQAGVHIHSGELVRLLPQAEPRQMNVYAVYASRKHMPSALRCLLDFLVVRFPEEPAWDVGL, encoded by the coding sequence ATGGATCGTCTACACGCTATGCGGGTGTTCGTCACGGTGGTCGATCTCGGCAGCCAGTCAGCCGCCGCCGATCACCTGGAGCTGTCACGGCCGGTGGTTTCGCGGTATCTGGCGGAACTGGAAAACTGGGTCGGCGCACGCCTGATGCACCGCACCACGCGCAAGTTGAGCCTGACCGCCGCCGGCAGCGAAATGCTGCCCCGCTGCCGGCAGATGCTCGACTTGTCCACGGACATGCAAGCGGCCGTCAGCGTGCCGGAGGATGCACCCCGCGGCCTGCTGCGAATCAGCGTCAGCACCTCGTTCGGACAGGCGCAACTGGCTGGTGCCATGGCGGCATTCGTCAAGCGCTACCCGGGTGTCAGCGTCGACATGCAGATGCTTGACCGCACGGTGAACCTGGTGGATGAGCGCATCGACCTGGCCATTCGCACCAGCAATGACCTGGACCCGAACCTGATCGCCCGGCGACTGACCGTCTGCCGTTCAGTGATCTGCGCCTCCCCCGCTTACCTGCGCGAGCACCCGATGCCCCGGCGGGTCGAAGACCTGAGCCAGCACAACTGCCTGACCCACTCCTATTTCGGCAAAAGCCTCTGGCATTTCGAACAGGACGGCGAGCAGGTGTCGGTGCCGGTGCAAGGCAACATCAGCGCCAACGAAGCCAGCACATTGCTGCGCGCCACCCTGGCCGGCGCCGGGGTGGCGATGTTGCCGACTTATCAGGCGGGTGTGCATATCCACAGCGGCGAACTGGTGCGCCTGCTGCCCCAGGCCGAACCCCGGCAGATGAACGTGTACGCGGTGTACGCCTCACGCAAACACATGCCATCGGCGCTGCGCTGCCTGCTGGATTTTCTGGTGGTGAGGTTTCCCGAAGAACCGGCGTGGGATGTTGGCCTTTAA
- a CDS encoding aldehyde dehydrogenase family protein: MSFATTFPTTLDGLFIEGKWSAGNEHLRVINPATEALLTTVNGGDERAVDLAVGAATKAFAAWSQTSGAERGAILRKIAQGVQAGRERLMHLQSSNNGKPLFEAAIDVDDVIATFEYYAGLAEGLDAKQDSPVELPTDDFSARLRREPCGVVGLIVPWNFPMVTTAWKLAPALAAGCCVVLKPSEVTPLPELELATIIAQAGLPAGVFNLVCGTGLAVGAPLSADPRIAKVSFTGSNAVGVQVMQRAAETVKGVSLELGGKSSLLVLADADLDLAVEVACGGGFFNAGQMCSATSRVLVADELADEFLSRVKARAEAIRVADPFDPNVEMGALVNQAQYQRVLGHIDRGLSAGAKLVCGGNRPADLPRGYFLQPTVFTDVPLDSALWCEEIFGPVICVRRFATEAEAIALANDSQFGLVASVVTRNAETADRVANALQAGLVWINAPQVIFPQTAWGGYKQSSIGRELGPWGLQAFQEIKHVIRAV; this comes from the coding sequence ATGAGCTTTGCCACGACTTTTCCGACGACTCTGGATGGCCTTTTCATCGAGGGTAAATGGTCGGCGGGCAACGAACACTTGCGCGTGATCAACCCGGCCACCGAAGCGCTGTTGACCACGGTCAACGGCGGTGACGAACGCGCCGTCGATCTGGCCGTGGGCGCGGCAACCAAGGCTTTCGCCGCCTGGTCGCAAACCAGCGGCGCCGAGCGCGGTGCGATCCTGCGCAAGATTGCGCAGGGCGTGCAGGCCGGTCGCGAGCGCCTGATGCACTTGCAGTCGAGCAACAATGGCAAGCCATTGTTCGAAGCGGCCATCGACGTCGATGACGTGATCGCCACATTCGAGTATTACGCAGGTCTGGCCGAAGGGCTGGACGCGAAACAGGACAGCCCGGTTGAACTGCCGACCGACGATTTCAGTGCGCGCCTGCGTCGTGAACCTTGCGGTGTGGTCGGCCTGATCGTGCCGTGGAACTTCCCGATGGTCACCACTGCCTGGAAGCTCGCCCCGGCCCTGGCCGCCGGTTGCTGCGTAGTGCTCAAGCCCTCGGAAGTGACGCCGCTGCCAGAGCTGGAACTGGCGACGATCATTGCCCAGGCCGGCTTGCCTGCCGGTGTGTTCAACCTGGTGTGCGGCACCGGCCTGGCCGTTGGTGCGCCGCTGTCGGCGGACCCGCGTATCGCCAAGGTGTCGTTCACCGGCAGCAACGCGGTGGGCGTGCAGGTCATGCAACGGGCTGCGGAAACCGTCAAGGGCGTGAGCCTGGAACTGGGCGGCAAATCCTCCTTGCTGGTGCTGGCCGATGCCGACCTCGACCTGGCGGTGGAAGTGGCCTGCGGTGGCGGTTTCTTCAACGCCGGGCAGATGTGCTCCGCCACTAGCCGCGTGCTGGTCGCCGATGAGCTGGCCGATGAGTTCCTCAGCCGGGTGAAGGCCCGTGCCGAAGCCATCCGCGTGGCCGACCCGTTCGACCCGAACGTAGAGATGGGCGCGCTGGTCAACCAAGCGCAATACCAGCGTGTGCTCGGCCACATCGATCGCGGTTTGAGCGCTGGCGCCAAACTGGTTTGCGGCGGCAATCGCCCTGCAGACCTGCCGCGCGGATATTTTTTGCAGCCGACCGTCTTCACCGACGTGCCCCTGGACAGTGCGCTGTGGTGCGAAGAGATTTTTGGCCCGGTGATTTGCGTACGCCGTTTTGCCACCGAAGCCGAAGCGATTGCCTTGGCCAACGACAGCCAGTTCGGCCTGGTCGCCAGCGTCGTTACGCGTAACGCCGAAACGGCGGACCGCGTCGCCAACGCTTTGCAGGCGGGGCTTGTATGGATCAATGCGCCGCAAGTGATCTTCCCGCAGACCGCCTGGGGTGGCTACAAGCAGAGCAGCATTGGCCGCGAATTGGGGCCGTGGGGCTTGCAGGCTTTCCAGGAAATCAAGCACGTGATTCGCGCCGTCTGA
- a CDS encoding LysR substrate-binding domain-containing protein has protein sequence MKRLPPLPALHTFLITAQCCNFTRAAEQLFITQGAVSRQIAGLEDFLGYELFIRQARGLDLTAEGREWLPRVQQIFGLIDEAVEQIGEKRETLQLKAPTCVMRWLLPRLLQWQRERPDVPVELTTTVKHGVDFHREQFDAAVMYGAPPDGLLVSQKLFDEQLTPVCSKPLLEGSVPLQSPEDLEQHMLLHPTRDERDWKAWLATADIRLSNVSKGQHFETLDLAMSMASQGTGVAIGDWSLIGDDLSAGRLVMPFELKVKTGLAYYLVFPEKPAPSAKLRELMGWLVEQAQSR, from the coding sequence ATGAAACGACTGCCTCCCCTGCCGGCGCTGCACACATTCCTGATTACCGCGCAGTGCTGCAATTTCACCCGTGCTGCCGAACAGCTGTTTATCACCCAGGGCGCGGTGAGTCGGCAGATCGCCGGGCTGGAAGATTTCCTGGGTTATGAATTGTTCATCCGTCAGGCTAGAGGCCTGGACCTGACCGCCGAAGGTCGGGAATGGCTGCCACGGGTCCAGCAGATTTTCGGCCTGATCGACGAGGCGGTGGAGCAGATCGGCGAGAAGCGCGAAACCCTGCAGCTCAAGGCGCCGACCTGCGTCATGCGCTGGTTGCTGCCACGCCTCTTGCAATGGCAAAGGGAACGCCCGGACGTGCCGGTGGAGCTCACCACGACGGTCAAGCACGGCGTGGATTTTCATCGTGAACAGTTCGATGCGGCAGTGATGTATGGCGCACCGCCGGACGGCTTGCTGGTGTCGCAAAAACTCTTCGATGAGCAACTGACGCCGGTGTGCTCCAAGCCGTTGCTCGAAGGTTCGGTGCCGCTCCAGTCACCGGAAGATCTGGAGCAGCACATGCTCTTGCACCCGACCCGGGATGAACGGGACTGGAAGGCCTGGCTGGCCACTGCGGATATTCGCCTGAGCAATGTGAGCAAGGGCCAGCATTTCGAAACCCTGGACCTGGCCATGTCGATGGCCTCCCAAGGCACAGGCGTGGCGATCGGTGACTGGTCGTTGATCGGCGATGACCTGAGTGCCGGGAGGCTGGTCATGCCCTTTGAATTGAAGGTGAAAACCGGGCTGGCGTATTACCTGGTTTTCCCGGAGAAGCCTGCGCCTTCGGCGAAGTTGCGCGAGTTGATGGGGTGGTTGGTGGAGCAGGCGCAATCGCGATAA
- a CDS encoding MDR family MFS transporter — translation MTNLHQPELPKPAIRSVLIALMLAIFLGALDQTIVAVSMPAISAQFKDVSLLAWVISGYMVAMTVAVPIYGKLGDLYGRRKLMLFGMGLFTLASLFCGMAQSMEQLVLARILQGIGAGGMISVSQAIIGDIVPPRERGRYQGYFSSMYAVASVAGPVLGGYMTEYLSWRWVFLINLPLGLGAWLVANRTLVGLPVPQRKPVIDYLGTLLMIIGLTALLLGITQFGQGHSWRSAEVLGLLACAAAVLGLFVLHERRTSEPLLPMHLFANRNAILCWCTIFFTSFQAISLIVLMPLRFQSVTGAGADSAALHLLPLAMGLPIGAYFAGRRTSVTGRYKPMILTGAVLMPLSILGMAFSPPQAFLLSSLFMLLCGIASGMQFPTSLVGTQNSVQQRDIGVATSTTNLFRSLGGAVGVALMSALLLALLQDSSFAHLAGSSLMAEGHSGNVLLDGLNAAPGDAQDVLRAELLLTFRHLLMVSAAVSLLGLAAAIAMPNMLLRGREDRDL, via the coding sequence GTGACCAATCTCCACCAGCCTGAATTGCCCAAACCGGCCATCCGCAGCGTGCTGATCGCGCTGATGCTGGCGATTTTCCTCGGTGCGCTGGACCAGACCATCGTGGCCGTGTCGATGCCGGCCATTTCCGCGCAGTTCAAGGACGTCAGCCTGCTGGCCTGGGTGATTTCCGGCTACATGGTGGCGATGACGGTGGCCGTGCCGATCTACGGCAAATTGGGCGACCTGTATGGCCGACGCAAATTGATGCTGTTCGGCATGGGCCTGTTCACCCTGGCGTCGCTGTTCTGCGGCATGGCCCAGAGCATGGAGCAGCTGGTGCTGGCGCGCATTCTCCAGGGGATAGGTGCCGGTGGCATGATCTCGGTCAGCCAGGCGATCATCGGCGATATCGTGCCGCCCCGCGAGCGCGGCCGTTACCAGGGCTACTTCAGCAGCATGTATGCGGTGGCCAGCGTCGCCGGCCCGGTGCTGGGCGGGTACATGACCGAATACCTGTCCTGGCGCTGGGTCTTCCTGATCAACCTGCCGCTGGGGCTGGGGGCGTGGCTGGTGGCCAATCGCACGCTGGTGGGCTTGCCGGTTCCGCAACGCAAGCCGGTGATCGATTACCTCGGTACCCTGTTGATGATCATCGGGCTGACGGCCCTGTTGCTGGGCATCACCCAGTTCGGCCAGGGCCATTCCTGGCGCAGTGCCGAGGTATTGGGGTTGCTGGCTTGTGCGGCAGCAGTGCTGGGCCTGTTCGTGCTGCATGAACGACGGACGTCGGAACCCTTGCTACCGATGCACCTGTTTGCCAACCGCAATGCAATCCTGTGCTGGTGCACGATTTTCTTCACCAGCTTCCAGGCCATCTCGTTGATCGTGCTGATGCCCCTGCGATTCCAGAGTGTCACCGGTGCCGGTGCGGACAGCGCCGCCCTGCACCTGCTGCCCCTGGCCATGGGCTTGCCGATCGGTGCGTATTTCGCCGGCCGCCGTACCTCCGTGACCGGGCGCTACAAACCGATGATCCTGACTGGCGCCGTGCTCATGCCCTTGTCGATCCTCGGCATGGCGTTCAGCCCGCCCCAGGCCTTTTTGCTGAGCAGCCTGTTCATGCTGTTGTGCGGAATCGCCTCGGGCATGCAGTTTCCGACCTCCCTGGTCGGCACGCAGAACTCGGTGCAACAGCGTGACATCGGCGTTGCCACCAGCACCACCAACCTGTTCCGCTCATTGGGCGGTGCGGTGGGCGTGGCGTTGATGTCGGCGCTGTTGCTGGCGTTGTTGCAGGATTCGAGCTTCGCCCATCTGGCCGGCTCTTCGCTGATGGCCGAAGGTCACTCGGGGAATGTATTGCTGGACGGCCTGAACGCCGCGCCGGGGGATGCGCAGGATGTCTTGCGCGCGGAACTGCTGCTGACGTTCAGGCATTTGCTGATGGTGAGTGCGGCGGTGTCGCTGCTGGGGCTGGCAGCGGCGATCGCCATGCCGAATATGCTGTTGCGCGGACGCGAAGACCGAGACTTGTAG
- a CDS encoding helix-turn-helix domain-containing protein: MNKPDLPSIPVFKLYGESLDWPTPDLLHCETISNRSREHQWEIKPHRHADLCQLLFVFKGQAELEIEGKRTQLTEPAIQILPPLSVHGFRFSEDVEGFVVTLAAPLIAHLQAQLGHSVNALAQAESYPAGLDAEYLNSLFSALQSEYTGHQPAREMLMHSLVSVIMVWVSRQVIQRRSVGQRPQRAREYLNGYIQLVEETYRQHVKVEDLAHRLGISVSHLNGTCRELAGQPALQIMHERQLLEAKRLLTYTSMTIYEMSDVLGFSDPTNFTRLFRRRVGISPKAFRDRLKADQDNEA; the protein is encoded by the coding sequence ATGAACAAGCCTGACCTGCCTTCGATTCCGGTGTTCAAGCTCTACGGTGAAAGCCTGGATTGGCCGACCCCGGACTTGCTGCACTGTGAAACCATTTCCAACCGTAGTCGCGAACATCAATGGGAAATCAAACCCCACCGCCACGCCGATTTATGTCAGTTGCTCTTCGTTTTCAAAGGTCAGGCAGAGCTTGAAATCGAAGGTAAACGTACGCAACTGACCGAGCCGGCGATCCAGATCCTGCCGCCGCTGTCAGTGCATGGCTTCCGGTTCAGCGAAGATGTCGAGGGGTTCGTGGTCACGCTCGCGGCACCGCTGATCGCGCATCTTCAGGCGCAGCTGGGGCATTCGGTGAATGCCCTGGCCCAGGCCGAGAGCTACCCGGCGGGCCTGGACGCCGAGTACCTCAATAGTCTGTTCAGCGCGTTACAGAGCGAATATACCGGCCACCAACCGGCGCGTGAAATGCTCATGCATTCGCTGGTCAGCGTGATCATGGTGTGGGTCAGCCGCCAGGTGATCCAGCGCCGCTCAGTCGGTCAACGACCGCAGCGGGCGCGGGAATACCTCAATGGCTACATCCAGTTGGTGGAAGAAACCTATCGCCAGCACGTCAAGGTTGAAGACCTGGCTCATCGGCTGGGGATTTCGGTCTCCCATCTCAATGGCACCTGCCGTGAGCTGGCGGGCCAACCGGCGTTGCAGATCATGCACGAACGGCAGTTGCTGGAAGCCAAGCGCCTGCTGACCTATACCAGCATGACCATCTATGAAATGTCCGATGTGTTGGGGTTCTCTGATCCGACCAACTTCACGCGGCTGTTTCGGCGCCGCGTGGGCATCTCGCCAAAGGCGTTCCGCGACCGCTTGAAGGCCGATCAGGACAACGAGGCCTGA